DNA from Rosa rugosa chromosome 6, drRosRugo1.1, whole genome shotgun sequence:
ATTCACAATATTTGTTTAAACGAAACTTTAAGATAACATCACTTGCCTCAAACTCAGCATGTCCATGCATCACAACCTTACATGCTTCCAATAGACATTGTCTACAACATGTTCTTATATGAAATGAGTTACAACTTACCGCTGATGTTGAAGATCTCCATCAGCAAAATTACATAGACAAAGTAGCTGCACACAGATAAATGAAGACAGGTCTCactaaaaaggaagaaaaaccaGAGACCAAAAGTTACATGGCAGCTGGGAAAAGAAGTGACAAATCAGAAAAGCAGGAAGCAATACTTGGGATAAATGGCCAACCGTGTCTATCCTAATTatatcggaaaaaaaaaaagataactaTTAACTACTATGATTCATTCCCTATTATTGTCCCAAGCCAACAAAGTAATTTGCCTTTTCGATTTTTGCAAGCTTTATTTGATCCAAATACAAAGACAGCAAATTGATATGTAAATCAGATAGATAGTGACTAATAAAACATGGATATGCCTAGCAGTAATAAAGTAAACTGACCCGACCTTCTTGTTAAAAACTGGAGCTGTTTAAAACGCAAAAAGTACTGGATACAAAGCAAACGAAAGACCGATTAGGATAGCTAGAAAACTGCATACAAATAACTAATTCAAGGAAATCAGTTTAAAGTACGTTGGTATTGACTCTACTAAACCAAAATCTTACCAATCTAAGCAAGAGCTTCccgtctctctcttctctttcttttcgtTCTTGCCTGTTctcttgtctctctctctctctctctctttttgtttcgTCTCGTCCCTTTCTCTGTGTTGGGGGAATAACTAAATCCCAAAAGAAAATACTAATCTCTGCAACCAAAACCCAgaattagaaaatcaaataaaatgCTACTTGTCTTAAAGTCAATTTATATTTAACCATTTTCAGTTTATACTCTGATCCTACCTATTCTTTCTGAAACAGAGCGAGAAAATCATAAGGAAAAAAGATTCAAGTCAAGCTCAAAATTTTTAAACAACTATAAGCACTCAGGAAATATATCATGGTAAATATTCACAGTATCAACATAGTTAACAATAACTGAGCAGGCACGCCTGAAGAATTGGATGCATTCCTACAAA
Protein-coding regions in this window:
- the LOC133717185 gene encoding uncharacterized protein LOC133717185 isoform X2, which encodes MALGKVKELVSSNPVVIFSNKLCPYCVCVKQLFVLKLGVQYKAIELDQEKISIFFWDLVIPPTQRKGRDETKRERERERQENRQERKEREERDGKLLLRLYFLRFKQLQFLTRSYFVYVILLMEIFNISGYLFGTNKHYRLKAHWKIT
- the LOC133717185 gene encoding uncharacterized protein LOC133717185 isoform X1, whose product is MALGKVKELVSSNPVVIFSNKLCPYCVCVKQLFVLKLGVQYKAIELDQEKISIFFWDLVIPPTQRKGRDETKRERERERQENRQERKEREERDGKLLLRLYFLRFKQLQFLTRSYFVYVILLMEIFNISVGYLFGTNKHYRLKAHWKIT